The genomic window GGACACGCAAGGACGACGAAGCCGTGGCGCGAGCGCTGGAGGCGACCCGCACCGCAGAACTGGCGGAACGCCCCGTGGACGAGCTTTCGGGCGGGCAGCGCCAGCGCGTCTGGATTGCGATGGCGCTTGCGCAGGAAACCAAGATCCTGCTGCTCGACGAACCCACCACCTTCCTCGACATCGCCCATCAGGTCGAAGTGCTGGACCTGCTGACGGATCTCAACCGTGCCCAGCAGACGACAATCGTCATGGTGCTGCACGATCTCAATCTGGCTGCCCGCTATGCCGATTGCCTGGTTGCCATGGCCTCAGGGCATCTGCACGCCCTGGGCTCCCCGGAAGACGTGCTGACGGAGGAGAACGTCCGGCAGGTTTTCGGGCTTGAAAGTCGTATCATCATCGACCCGACGTCCGGCCGACCGATGATGCTGCCGATCAGCCGGCACCACATGATGACAGCGGTGCAGGGCGAACCAGAAAACCATCTGGCCGAACCGGCCTTCCATCGCGGGTAAACACAGAGGAGCAGCCATGACCGACGTTCAGGAGTTCACGCTTTCCGGAACCGCCGTGCCGACCAATGCCATCGCGATGCTGGATGAAATCTGCGAGCACTTCGTCGAGCATGCCGACGTGCAGCGATCCGGCAATCGCGTGGCGATGAAAAGCGAAGTGGGCGATGCCGATATCCGGGCGGAGGACGGCAAGCTGCTGATCGAGCTTAGTTGCCCGTCGCAGGAAATTTTGCAGATGGCCCGCATCATGCTTGCCGAGCACCTCTTCTATTTCGCCGGCGAGGATCCCTTTGAGCTTGAGTGGTCGGAACCCGCACCGCGCGGGAAGCTGGCCAATCTGCGCGAGGCCGTTGTTGTCGGCACGGAACAGGTGACGCCGCGCATGCTTCGGGTGAAGTTTGCCTGCGCCGATGTCAGCCCCTTCCTCGGCGGGGATATCCATGTGCGGATTCTCGTGCCGCCGAAAGGTCGCGAGCCGGTATGGCCCGGTATTCGCGAAGACGGGCGCGTTGCATGGCCGGAGGGCGAGGACGAACTGCTCGTGCGCGTCTATACGATCAGGGCAGTCGATGCGGAACGGGGCGAGTTGTGGATCGATTTCTTCCAGCATCCTGAACATGACATCCCGACGCCCGGCGCGGACTTTGCGCGGGATGCAAGGGCTGGCGATCTCGTCGGGATCATGGGGCCGGGCGGTGGAGATGTCCCGCAGGCAACGTCGATGCTGATCGCCGGCGACGAGACGGCGCTTCCGGCCATCGCCCGCATCGCCGCCGAGGCGCAACCGGGAACCAGCATCAGGGCCATCATCGAGGTGGAAGACGCCGCCGAGGAGCAACCCTTGCTCTCCGCAGCCACGCTCGATGTGCGCTGGCTGCACCGGGCAAGCTATGGCGGCGATGAAAA from Rhizobium sp. ACO-34A includes these protein-coding regions:
- a CDS encoding phage tail protein, with translation MTDVQEFTLSGTAVPTNAIAMLDEICEHFVEHADVQRSGNRVAMKSEVGDADIRAEDGKLLIELSCPSQEILQMARIMLAEHLFYFAGEDPFELEWSEPAPRGKLANLREAVVVGTEQVTPRMLRVKFACADVSPFLGGDIHVRILVPPKGREPVWPGIREDGRVAWPEGEDELLVRVYTIRAVDAERGELWIDFFQHPEHDIPTPGADFARDARAGDLVGIMGPGGGDVPQATSMLIAGDETALPAIARIAAEAQPGTSIRAIIEVEDAAEEQPLLSAATLDVRWLHRASYGGDEKDAFASETMEAIGTMAADTFIWVACEKEGARKVRKLLKSRDHDRKRMYVAHYWERNG
- a CDS encoding iron dicitrate ABC transporter ATP-binding protein, which translates into the protein MTFNHTLTATTLSTGYGETIILRDLDLAITPGRITAIVGANACGKSTLLRTLSRLLAPKEGQVLLDGKSIHRMPSRELARTLGLLPQSPIAPEGITVADLVSRGRHPHQGLFSRWTRKDDEAVARALEATRTAELAERPVDELSGGQRQRVWIAMALAQETKILLLDEPTTFLDIAHQVEVLDLLTDLNRAQQTTIVMVLHDLNLAARYADCLVAMASGHLHALGSPEDVLTEENVRQVFGLESRIIIDPTSGRPMMLPISRHHMMTAVQGEPENHLAEPAFHRG